In Merismopedia glauca CCAP 1448/3, the following proteins share a genomic window:
- a CDS encoding lysophospholipid acyltransferase family protein: MDKSSPVQLNVSPAAINPTQTPETERITSHISPWLTAIAYPLGKYLVLPSYFSKIEIIGQEHLPRTGPVIIAPTHRSRWDSLIVPYAVGHHVIKRHLRFMVSANEMKGIQGWFIRRLGGFPVDTEQPGIGSFRHTVELLLAGEMLVIFPEGNIFRDNQLSSLKPGLVRMACHAQAKIDSKAQEGVKIVPMSIRYSQAAPKFGCQVKIHIGAPLEVNEFDVKKSMKVATQRLTTALETSLMDLDLANPPLFVGT, encoded by the coding sequence ATGGATAAATCATCTCCCGTGCAGCTTAACGTTTCTCCAGCAGCCATCAATCCAACGCAAACACCGGAAACAGAGCGAATTACTTCCCATATTTCCCCCTGGTTAACTGCCATTGCCTATCCTCTGGGGAAATATCTGGTTTTGCCAAGTTACTTCTCAAAAATCGAAATTATAGGTCAAGAACACCTACCTAGAACTGGTCCAGTCATTATTGCTCCTACCCATCGTTCTCGTTGGGATTCGTTAATCGTACCCTATGCAGTCGGACACCACGTCATCAAGCGTCACTTGCGATTCATGGTTTCGGCTAATGAAATGAAGGGGATTCAAGGCTGGTTCATCAGGCGCTTAGGAGGATTTCCAGTAGATACCGAACAACCAGGAATTGGCAGTTTTCGCCATACTGTTGAATTACTTTTAGCAGGAGAAATGTTAGTTATTTTCCCTGAAGGTAATATTTTTCGCGATAATCAATTGAGTTCTCTGAAGCCAGGTTTAGTCAGGATGGCGTGTCATGCTCAAGCCAAAATAGATTCCAAAGCTCAAGAAGGAGTCAAAATAGTACCGATGAGCATCCGTTACAGCCAAGCAGCACCTAAATTTGGATGTCAGGTCAAAATTCACATTGGTGCGCCTCTAGAAGTGAACGAGTTTGATGTCAAAAAATCGATGAAGGTAGCGACTCAACGCTTGACTACTGCTTTAGAAACCTCTCTGATGGATTT
- a CDS encoding histidine phosphatase family protein, whose amino-acid sequence MSTRVIIVRHGQSSYNSQGRIQGRSDDSILTEKGKADAAQVANTLKSIQIDAAYCSPLQRAKSTAEIIISGLDSALKLQPDEQLMEIDLPLWENLFKEDVKANFPQEYRAWKEKPHELRMQIPTDDGFKEHYPVLALYKQAREFWQKLLSKHQGETVLIVAHNGINRGLIATAIGMSPDRYHAIQQSNCGITVLNFAGDWGEAVQLESLNLTSHVGETLPKVRPGHQGPRLLLVRHGETEWNRAGRFQGQIDVPLNENGREQSQKAKTFLHDVPLDLAFTSPMLRPKETAEIILEAHTQVNLDTRSGLSEIAHGLWEGKLEAEIDASYPGELQRWRTIPEQVQMPEGENLQQVWDRAIPTWQAIVEEVGASEISRTALVVAHDATNKVILCHILGLKTADFWKIKQGNCAVTVIDYPEGAQGMPVLQSLNITTHLGGGAIDHTAAGAL is encoded by the coding sequence TTGAGTACGCGAGTCATTATTGTACGCCACGGACAAAGCAGCTATAACAGTCAAGGTCGCATTCAAGGTCGCAGCGATGATTCGATTTTGACAGAAAAAGGCAAAGCCGATGCTGCTCAAGTTGCCAATACTCTCAAAAGTATACAGATTGATGCTGCCTATTGCAGTCCCTTGCAAAGAGCAAAAAGTACCGCCGAGATAATTATATCTGGGTTAGATTCAGCCTTAAAGTTGCAACCAGATGAGCAGTTAATGGAAATTGATTTGCCACTATGGGAAAACTTGTTTAAAGAGGATGTAAAAGCTAATTTTCCCCAAGAATACCGCGCTTGGAAAGAGAAACCCCACGAACTGCGGATGCAAATTCCCACCGATGATGGTTTTAAAGAGCATTATCCAGTTTTAGCTCTATACAAGCAAGCTAGGGAATTTTGGCAAAAACTGCTTAGCAAACACCAAGGCGAAACAGTTTTAATTGTGGCTCATAATGGGATTAATCGGGGATTAATTGCCACGGCGATAGGTATGTCTCCAGATCGCTATCACGCTATCCAGCAATCTAATTGTGGCATTACGGTTTTAAACTTTGCTGGCGATTGGGGAGAAGCAGTACAACTAGAATCCCTCAATTTAACTTCTCATGTGGGAGAAACATTACCAAAAGTCCGTCCCGGTCATCAAGGGCCAAGATTGCTCCTAGTTAGACATGGAGAAACCGAGTGGAATCGCGCTGGTAGATTTCAAGGACAAATAGACGTACCACTCAACGAAAACGGTCGAGAACAGTCACAGAAAGCTAAAACCTTCTTGCATGATGTCCCCCTCGATTTAGCCTTTACTAGCCCGATGCTGCGCCCTAAAGAGACTGCTGAGATAATTTTAGAAGCTCATACCCAAGTTAATTTAGATACTCGCTCTGGATTGAGTGAAATCGCTCACGGATTGTGGGAAGGAAAATTAGAAGCCGAAATCGACGCAAGTTACCCTGGAGAGTTACAGCGTTGGCGAACAATTCCCGAACAGGTACAAATGCCAGAAGGAGAGAATTTACAGCAAGTTTGGGATCGGGCGATACCCACTTGGCAAGCTATTGTAGAGGAAGTAGGAGCCTCAGAAATATCTAGAACTGCTCTAGTTGTAGCTCACGATGCCACGAACAAAGTAATTTTGTGTCACATTTTGGGTTTGAAAACCGCAGATTTCTGGAAAATAAAGCAAGGTAACTGTGCGGTCACCGTAATTGATTATCCTGAAGGCGCTCAAGGGATGCCAGTGTTACAATCTCTCAATATCACGACTCATTTGGGAGGTGGTGCGATCGATCACACTGCTGCGGGAGCTTTGTAA
- a CDS encoding CPBP family intramembrane glutamic endopeptidase has product MNLQTIKRVLLVILTIIAVGQTTVSLFNSWQQPQTQSRIELYQTNLVLNATEWKKFTEASSNKDADIYPKLREQLIGKEPLKNAQKQYEELKTSLTKTQDSIKGDSLRDGKAGRSSSILAQTERIGSIVDELDLRIGILQAEQGQTNAALETWTNLIERSKFKTDGLNNFKTVAVLIDLWTDKSSITATSETQIKANLDGWFKYRSLAKLYQVEQRPADLANLELQQQNIAEQVVNKLLLVGVLPVIGLLIGTLLILGLTLQLAIRKKRSILATNSGIGWKTPWDIETISIVLIVGFFTVKDIVLPIVLGLILSLFQINPTKLDNLQQVMFSFVAYIGIAVLAVTILFFAIKKYFPLPPDWFKFKLTPQSIAWGIGGYLTAIPLVIIISLINQQLWGDRGGGNPILPVALQGQDNLAKFLLFLTACIAAPIFEELIFRGFLLASLTRYLPVWGAITVSGLIFAVAHLSLSEVIPLTVLGMLLGFVYTRSRNLLSSMLMHALWNSGTLITLFILGSGNS; this is encoded by the coding sequence ATGAATCTTCAGACTATCAAGCGGGTATTGTTGGTCATCTTGACCATTATTGCTGTTGGTCAAACGACAGTTTCACTATTTAATAGTTGGCAACAACCACAAACTCAAAGTCGCATTGAATTATATCAAACTAATCTGGTTTTAAATGCGACAGAATGGAAAAAGTTTACTGAAGCTAGTTCTAACAAAGATGCGGATATTTATCCAAAACTACGGGAACAATTAATCGGAAAAGAACCCCTAAAAAACGCTCAAAAGCAATATGAAGAATTAAAAACTTCCCTAACTAAGACACAAGATAGTATTAAAGGTGATTCTCTACGAGACGGCAAAGCTGGACGCTCTTCTTCAATTCTTGCTCAAACAGAACGTATTGGTTCAATTGTTGATGAATTAGATTTACGAATTGGCATTTTGCAAGCAGAACAGGGGCAAACTAATGCTGCTTTGGAAACTTGGACTAATCTAATTGAGAGATCTAAATTTAAAACTGATGGACTGAATAACTTTAAAACAGTAGCAGTTTTGATTGATTTATGGACAGATAAATCATCTATTACAGCTACATCGGAAACACAAATAAAAGCTAATTTAGATGGATGGTTTAAGTACAGAAGTTTAGCTAAATTATATCAAGTTGAGCAGCGACCAGCAGATTTAGCTAATTTAGAATTACAGCAACAAAATATTGCGGAGCAAGTAGTTAACAAATTACTTTTGGTGGGAGTCCTTCCCGTAATAGGTTTGTTAATTGGAACACTATTAATTTTAGGATTAACATTGCAGTTAGCTATCCGAAAGAAGCGATCTATCTTAGCCACAAATTCAGGCATTGGTTGGAAAACTCCTTGGGATATAGAAACTATTAGCATAGTTTTAATTGTTGGTTTTTTCACAGTCAAAGATATAGTTTTGCCAATTGTTTTAGGATTAATTCTCAGTCTGTTCCAAATTAACCCAACTAAACTAGATAACTTACAACAGGTTATGTTTAGTTTTGTTGCTTATATCGGTATCGCAGTATTAGCAGTAACAATTTTGTTTTTCGCCATTAAAAAATACTTTCCTCTACCTCCAGATTGGTTTAAATTTAAATTAACTCCCCAGTCTATAGCCTGGGGAATTGGTGGCTATCTAACGGCGATACCTTTGGTGATTATAATATCTTTAATTAACCAGCAACTTTGGGGAGACAGGGGTGGTGGAAATCCGATTTTACCAGTAGCTTTACAAGGGCAAGATAATTTAGCAAAATTCCTTTTATTTTTAACCGCTTGCATTGCTGCACCGATATTTGAAGAGTTAATTTTTAGAGGTTTTCTCTTAGCTTCTTTAACTCGCTATTTACCAGTTTGGGGTGCGATAACCGTTAGCGGTTTAATCTTTGCAGTTGCTCATTTGAGTCTTTCAGAAGTCATTCCTCTCACAGTTTTAGGAATGCTATTAGGATTTGTCTACACTCGTTCGCGAAACCTATTATCTTCTATGTTAATGCACGCTTTATGGAATAGCGGGACTCTAATTACTTTGTTTATTTTGGGTAGTGGAAATAGCTAA
- a CDS encoding NINE protein has protein sequence MKNRITAALLAFFLGYIGIHKFYLGQNVAGILYLLFCWTFIPGLIAFFETIGLLLMSDQAFDIQYNRGVMGYGGYGVIGGELSKDKAATLGELKKLYDQGVITAEEYEGKRRKILDSL, from the coding sequence ATGAAAAATAGAATTACTGCGGCTTTATTAGCCTTTTTTTTAGGTTACATCGGAATTCATAAATTCTACTTAGGTCAGAATGTAGCAGGTATATTATATTTATTGTTTTGCTGGACGTTTATACCAGGACTTATCGCCTTTTTTGAAACTATTGGTTTGTTATTAATGTCAGATCAAGCTTTTGATATTCAGTATAATCGCGGTGTCATGGGATATGGCGGTTATGGTGTTATTGGTGGTGAACTATCAAAAGACAAAGCCGCTACACTAGGAGAACTCAAAAAACTTTACGATCAAGGCGTAATTACGGCTGAAGAATATGAAGGTAAAAGGAGAAAGATTTTAGATTCTTTGTAG